One Pseudomonas sp. MH9.2 DNA segment encodes these proteins:
- the ribF gene encoding bifunctional riboflavin kinase/FAD synthetase, with amino-acid sequence MQLVRGLHNLRPQHRGCVATIGNFDGVHRGHQAILARLRERAVELGVPSCVVIFEPQPREFFAPDTAPARLTRLRDKLELLAGEGVDLVLCLAFNQRLRKLSAAEFVDTILVGGLGVQHLEVGDDFRFGCDRLGDFDFLQQAGAAQGFTVEAAQTVEIDGVRVSSTKVRDALAAADFVQAERLLGRPFQIAGRVLHGQKLARQLGTPTANVQLKRRRVPLTGVYLVSTEIDGKTWPGVANIGVRPTVSGDGSAHLEIHILDFTGDLYGRRLTVAFHQKLRDEQRFASLEALKTAINADVAAARAHWRQ; translated from the coding sequence ATGCAGCTGGTTCGAGGCCTCCACAATCTGCGCCCCCAGCATCGGGGCTGTGTCGCCACTATTGGCAACTTTGACGGTGTTCACCGTGGCCACCAGGCTATTCTGGCGCGCTTGCGTGAGCGAGCGGTCGAGTTGGGCGTGCCCAGCTGCGTGGTGATTTTTGAACCGCAACCGCGTGAATTTTTTGCCCCCGACACTGCGCCAGCGCGCCTGACACGTTTGCGTGACAAACTCGAGTTGTTGGCAGGTGAGGGTGTCGACCTGGTGTTATGCCTGGCGTTCAATCAGCGCCTGAGGAAACTCAGTGCCGCCGAGTTCGTCGATACGATTCTGGTCGGCGGCCTGGGCGTACAGCATCTGGAAGTCGGCGACGACTTCCGTTTCGGGTGTGATCGGCTCGGCGATTTCGATTTTCTGCAGCAAGCGGGCGCGGCCCAAGGGTTCACCGTAGAAGCGGCGCAGACTGTTGAAATAGACGGGGTTCGGGTCAGCAGCACCAAGGTTCGTGATGCCTTGGCTGCGGCGGATTTCGTCCAGGCCGAACGTTTGCTGGGGCGCCCGTTTCAGATTGCCGGGCGGGTCTTGCACGGCCAGAAACTGGCTCGGCAGTTGGGTACGCCCACCGCCAACGTACAGCTCAAACGTCGTCGTGTGCCGTTGACCGGGGTTTATCTGGTCAGCACGGAAATTGATGGCAAAACATGGCCGGGTGTCGCCAATATTGGCGTACGTCCGACCGTGTCAGGTGATGGCAGTGCCCACCTGGAAATACATATTCTGGATTTTACCGGTGATCTCTATGGCCGGCGTTTGACGGTGGCTTTCCACCAAAAGCTGCGTGATGAGCAGCGTTTCGCCTCTCTGGAGGCGCTGAAGACGGCGATCAATGCGGATGTCGCCGCCGCCCGTGCCCATTGGCGCCAGTAA
- the murJ gene encoding murein biosynthesis integral membrane protein MurJ produces MNLLRSLAAVSSITMLSRVLGFVRDTIIARAFGAGMATDAFFIAFKLPNLLRRIFAEGAFSQAFVPILAEYKSQRGEEAARTLVAYVSGLLTLVLALVTLLGIVAAPWVIWVTAPGFADTPEKFALTTDLLRVTFPYILLISLSSLAGAILNTWNRFAVPAFVPTLLNVAMIGFALFLTPYFDPPVMVLGWAVLAGGLLQLLYQLPHLKKIGMLVLPRLNLRDSGVWRVMKQMLPAILGVSVSQISLIINTIFASFLVAGSVSWMYYADRLMELPSGVLGVALGTILLPVLSKTYASKDRQEYSRILDWGLRLCFVLVLPCTLALGILAEPLTVSLFQYGKFDALDAVMTQRALIAYSVGLLGIIVIKVLAPGFYAQQNIRTPVKIAIFTLIVTQLLNLAFIGPLQHAGLALAISVGACINAGLLFWQLRKQALFQPQPGWTKFLFKLVVAVLLMSGVLLGLMHVMPAWDEGHMLERLIRLGALVTAGVAVYFGALLLLGFRLKDFARKAIM; encoded by the coding sequence ATGAACCTACTTCGATCATTAGCCGCCGTCAGCTCTATTACGATGCTTTCCCGCGTATTGGGCTTTGTGCGGGACACGATTATTGCGCGTGCTTTCGGTGCTGGAATGGCGACGGATGCCTTTTTTATCGCCTTCAAGCTGCCCAACCTGTTGCGCCGGATCTTCGCCGAAGGCGCTTTCTCTCAAGCCTTCGTGCCGATTCTGGCCGAATATAAAAGCCAGCGAGGCGAGGAGGCGGCGCGCACGCTGGTTGCCTACGTCAGTGGCTTGCTGACCCTGGTGCTGGCGCTGGTTACGCTGCTGGGGATCGTCGCGGCACCTTGGGTGATCTGGGTAACCGCCCCCGGCTTCGCCGATACGCCGGAAAAATTCGCGCTCACCACTGACCTGTTGCGAGTGACCTTTCCTTATATATTGCTCATTTCCCTGTCATCGCTCGCGGGAGCGATCCTCAATACATGGAACCGCTTTGCAGTACCGGCCTTCGTTCCAACCCTGCTTAACGTCGCTATGATCGGGTTTGCGCTGTTCCTGACGCCGTATTTCGATCCGCCGGTCATGGTGTTGGGGTGGGCAGTGCTGGCCGGCGGGCTTCTGCAATTGCTGTATCAGCTGCCACACCTGAAAAAAATCGGCATGTTGGTCCTGCCGCGTCTGAACCTGCGCGACAGCGGTGTCTGGCGCGTTATGAAGCAGATGTTGCCAGCGATTCTGGGTGTTTCCGTCAGTCAGATATCCCTGATCATCAACACGATTTTTGCCTCGTTTCTGGTTGCCGGCTCTGTGTCCTGGATGTATTACGCCGACCGCCTGATGGAGTTGCCTTCCGGCGTCCTCGGCGTGGCGCTGGGTACCATCCTGCTGCCGGTCCTGTCGAAAACCTACGCCAGCAAAGACCGTCAAGAGTATTCGCGGATACTCGATTGGGGCCTGCGCCTGTGCTTCGTGCTGGTCTTGCCGTGCACCCTGGCGCTGGGGATTCTGGCCGAGCCGCTCACGGTTTCGCTGTTTCAGTACGGCAAATTCGATGCGCTGGACGCAGTCATGACTCAGCGTGCCTTGATCGCCTATTCGGTGGGGCTGCTGGGCATCATTGTGATCAAGGTCCTGGCGCCGGGGTTTTATGCGCAACAAAATATTCGCACCCCGGTGAAAATCGCGATCTTCACGCTTATCGTCACTCAACTGCTCAACCTCGCGTTCATTGGCCCGCTGCAGCACGCCGGGCTGGCACTGGCGATCAGCGTGGGCGCCTGCATCAATGCCGGGCTGCTGTTTTGGCAGTTGCGCAAGCAGGCGCTGTTTCAGCCGCAGCCAGGCTGGACGAAATTTCTATTCAAGCTGGTCGTCGCGGTGTTGTTGATGTCCGGCGTGTTGCTCGGCCTGATGCACGTCATGCCAGCGTGGGACGAAGGGCACATGCTTGAGCGCCTTATTCGTCTGGGGGCGTTGGTGACGGCGGGTGTCGCGGTCTATTTCGGTGCGTTGCTGTTGCTAGGTTTTCGCCTGAAGGACTTCGCTCGCAAGGCGATTATGTAG
- the rpsT gene encoding 30S ribosomal protein S20: MANTPSAKKRAKQAEKRRSHNASMRSMVRTYIKNVVKAIDAKDAEKAQAAYVLAVPIIDRMADKGIIHKNKAARHKSRLNGHVKALNLAVAA, translated from the coding sequence GTGGCCAACACACCTTCCGCCAAAAAACGTGCAAAACAGGCTGAGAAGCGTCGCAGCCACAACGCCAGCATGCGTTCCATGGTTCGTACCTACATCAAGAATGTAGTTAAAGCCATTGACGCAAAAGACGCTGAAAAAGCGCAAGCTGCTTATGTTCTGGCTGTGCCAATCATCGACCGTATGGCCGATAAAGGCATCATCCACAAGAACAAAGCTGCTCGTCATAAGAGTCGCCTGAACGGCCACGTCAAGGCTCTGAACCTTGCTGTAGCTGCGTAA
- a CDS encoding CreA family protein codes for MRVLKGVLGVLLALPLMASAEEIGQVSTVFKFVGPNDRIVVEAFDDPKVEGVTCYLSRAKTGGLKGGLGLAEDRAEASIACRQVGAIRFQEPLRDGEEVFKERTSLVFKTMQVVRFFDKKRNTLVYLVYSDRIIEGSPQNAVTAIPILPWTHSAP; via the coding sequence ATGCGAGTTTTAAAAGGTGTGTTGGGCGTGCTGTTGGCGTTGCCCTTGATGGCTTCGGCCGAAGAGATCGGTCAGGTGTCGACGGTGTTCAAGTTTGTCGGGCCCAATGATCGAATCGTGGTCGAGGCATTCGACGATCCGAAAGTCGAAGGTGTGACGTGCTACCTGTCCCGCGCCAAGACCGGTGGGTTGAAAGGTGGTCTGGGTCTGGCAGAAGATCGCGCCGAAGCCTCCATTGCGTGCCGGCAGGTGGGGGCGATTCGCTTCCAGGAACCGTTGAGGGATGGCGAAGAGGTTTTCAAAGAGCGCACCTCGCTGGTTTTCAAAACCATGCAGGTCGTTCGCTTCTTCGACAAAAAGCGCAATACGCTGGTGTATTTGGTCTATAGCGACCGAATCATCGAAGGCAGCCCGCAGAACGCGGTGACAGCCATTCCGATTTTGCCGTGGACACACAGCGCGCCTTGA
- the proB gene encoding glutamate 5-kinase produces MRSKVTGAQRWVVKIGSALLTADGKGLDRAAMGVWVEQMVALHEAGVELVLVSSGAVAAGMSRLGWTARPTAMHELQAAAAIGQMGLVQAWESSFAEHGRHTAQILLTHDDLSDRKRYLNARSTLRTLVELGVVPVINENDTVVTDEIRFGDNDTLAALVANLVEADLLVILTDRDGMFDADPRNNPDAKLIHEARADDPALDAVAGSTGGALGRGGMQTKLRAARLAARSGAHTVIVGGRIERVLARLKAGERLGTLLSPEREMLAARKQWLAGHLQTRGTLVLDAGAVVALAQGNKSLLPVGVKLVQGSFRRGEMVVCVAPDGREIARGLSNYSALEAQKIIGQSSEAIVRVLGYMAEPELVHRDNLILV; encoded by the coding sequence ATGCGCAGCAAAGTGACGGGTGCCCAGCGCTGGGTCGTGAAAATCGGCAGTGCCTTGCTGACCGCTGATGGCAAGGGCCTGGATCGGGCGGCAATGGGTGTCTGGGTCGAGCAAATGGTGGCGTTGCACGAGGCGGGCGTCGAACTGGTACTGGTTTCTTCCGGTGCTGTCGCGGCAGGCATGAGTCGTTTGGGCTGGACGGCGCGACCCACGGCCATGCACGAGTTGCAAGCCGCTGCGGCCATCGGTCAGATGGGCCTGGTGCAGGCGTGGGAGTCGAGTTTCGCCGAGCATGGTCGCCATACCGCGCAGATACTGTTGACTCACGACGACCTGTCTGACCGTAAACGCTATCTGAATGCACGCAGCACGTTGCGCACCTTGGTCGAGCTGGGCGTGGTCCCGGTGATCAACGAAAACGACACGGTGGTCACTGACGAGATCCGTTTCGGTGACAACGACACGCTGGCGGCGCTCGTGGCGAACCTGGTTGAAGCTGATCTGTTGGTGATCCTCACTGATCGCGACGGCATGTTTGATGCTGATCCGCGCAACAATCCTGATGCGAAACTGATTCACGAAGCGCGTGCCGATGATCCGGCACTGGACGCTGTTGCGGGCAGTACCGGCGGCGCGTTGGGTCGTGGTGGCATGCAGACCAAGCTGCGCGCGGCGCGTCTGGCTGCGCGTTCCGGGGCGCACACCGTTATCGTTGGTGGGCGTATCGAGCGCGTGCTGGCGAGGCTTAAAGCGGGCGAGCGGCTGGGCACACTGCTGTCACCTGAGCGGGAAATGCTGGCAGCGCGTAAACAGTGGCTGGCCGGGCATCTGCAAACGCGCGGCACCCTGGTGCTCGATGCAGGTGCGGTGGTCGCTTTGGCACAAGGCAATAAAAGCTTGCTGCCGGTGGGCGTCAAGTTGGTGCAGGGCAGCTTCCGTCGCGGTGAAATGGTGGTGTGCGTGGCGCCGGACGGTCGTGAGATTGCCCGAGGCTTGAGCAACTACAGTGCGCTGGAGGCTCAAAAAATCATCGGCCAATCATCCGAGGCCATCGTCCGTGTATTGGGCTATATGGCTGAGCCGGAGTTGGTGCATCGGGATAACCTGATTCTGGTGTGA
- the cgtA gene encoding Obg family GTPase CgtA — translation MKFVDEVSIRVKAGDGGNGCMSFRREKFIENGGPNGGDGGDGGSIYMIADENLNTLVDYRYTRHFDAERGSNGGSADCTGKKGEEMVLRVPVGTTVIDAATQEIIGDLTKAGQRLLVASGGWHGLGNTRFKSSTNRAPRQTTPGKFGDQRDLKLELKVLADVGLLGLPNAGKSTFIRSVSAAKPKVADYPFTTLIPNLGVVSVDRWKSFVVADIPGLIEGASDGAGLGIRFLKHLARTRLLLHLVDMAPLDDTSAPDAAEVIVNELIKFSPSLAERDRWLVLNKCDQILEEEHEERVKEIVDRLEWTGPVYVISAISKQGTEQLSRDIMRYLEERNLRIAEDPAFARELAELDQNIEDEARAQLQALDDQRALRRSGVKSVHDAEEDVWGDDEEDDEDGPEIIYVRD, via the coding sequence ATGAAGTTTGTAGATGAAGTTTCGATTCGAGTAAAAGCAGGTGATGGCGGCAACGGTTGCATGAGCTTCCGTCGGGAAAAGTTCATCGAGAACGGCGGCCCTAACGGCGGCGACGGCGGTGATGGCGGCTCGATCTACATGATCGCCGACGAAAACCTGAACACCTTGGTCGACTACCGTTACACCCGGCACTTCGATGCTGAGCGCGGTTCCAACGGCGGCAGTGCTGACTGCACCGGTAAGAAAGGCGAAGAGATGGTGCTGCGTGTGCCGGTCGGCACCACGGTGATCGATGCGGCTACTCAGGAAATCATTGGTGACCTGACCAAGGCTGGTCAGCGCTTGCTGGTGGCCAGCGGTGGCTGGCACGGCCTGGGCAACACCCGTTTCAAATCCAGCACCAACCGTGCGCCACGTCAGACCACGCCAGGCAAGTTCGGCGATCAGCGTGATCTCAAGCTGGAATTGAAAGTGTTGGCGGACGTCGGTCTGCTGGGCCTGCCAAACGCGGGCAAAAGTACCTTTATTCGTTCTGTGTCTGCGGCCAAACCGAAAGTGGCGGATTATCCGTTTACCACGTTGATTCCGAACCTGGGTGTGGTCAGCGTCGATCGCTGGAAGAGCTTCGTGGTAGCCGATATTCCAGGCTTGATCGAAGGTGCTTCCGACGGTGCCGGTCTGGGGATTCGTTTTCTCAAGCATTTGGCGCGTACGCGTTTGCTGCTGCACCTCGTCGACATGGCGCCGCTGGATGACACCAGTGCACCGGACGCGGCTGAAGTCATCGTCAACGAGCTGATCAAGTTCAGTCCGTCACTGGCTGAGCGTGATCGCTGGCTGGTACTCAACAAGTGCGACCAGATCCTCGAAGAGGAGCACGAAGAGCGGGTCAAGGAAATCGTGGATCGTTTGGAGTGGACCGGTCCGGTCTACGTCATTTCAGCGATCTCCAAGCAAGGCACCGAGCAGCTTAGCCGCGACATCATGCGTTACCTCGAAGAGCGTAACCTGCGTATCGCTGAAGATCCGGCGTTCGCCCGTGAGCTGGCCGAGCTGGATCAGAACATCGAAGACGAGGCGCGTGCGCAGCTGCAAGCGCTGGACGATCAGCGTGCTCTGCGCCGTAGCGGCGTGAAGAGCGTGCATGATGCCGAAGAAGATGTTTGGGGCGATGATGAAGAGGACGATGAAGATGGTCCGGAAATCATTTACGTCCGTGACTGA
- the rpmA gene encoding 50S ribosomal protein L27 has translation MAHKKAGGSTRNGRDSEAKRLGVKMYGGQAIIPGNIIVRQRGTQFHAGYGVGMGKDHTLFAKVEGVIKFQVKGAFGRRYVSIVPKTVVVAA, from the coding sequence ATGGCACACAAAAAAGCTGGTGGTAGTACCCGTAACGGTCGCGACTCAGAAGCCAAGCGTCTTGGCGTCAAGATGTATGGCGGCCAGGCAATCATTCCGGGCAACATCATCGTGCGTCAGCGCGGCACCCAATTCCACGCTGGCTACGGCGTTGGTATGGGCAAAGATCACACCCTGTTCGCGAAAGTGGAAGGCGTGATCAAGTTCCAGGTTAAAGGCGCCTTCGGTCGCCGTTATGTGAGCATTGTCCCGAAGACTGTAGTCGTCGCGGCATAA
- the rplU gene encoding 50S ribosomal protein L21 produces MYAVIVTGGKQYKVAPGEYLKIEKLEIATGESVTFDRVLLIGNGDDVSIGAPVVPGATVVAEVISQGRHDKIRIIKFRRRKHHMKRMGHRQWYTEIKITGIQA; encoded by the coding sequence ATGTACGCAGTAATTGTTACCGGTGGCAAGCAGTACAAAGTCGCCCCGGGCGAATACCTGAAGATCGAAAAGCTGGAAATCGCTACCGGCGAATCCGTGACTTTTGATCGTGTTCTGTTGATCGGCAACGGCGACGACGTCAGCATCGGCGCTCCAGTCGTTCCTGGCGCCACTGTAGTCGCTGAAGTGATCTCCCAAGGTCGCCACGACAAGATTCGCATCATCAAGTTCCGTCGTCGTAAGCACCACATGAAGCGTATGGGCCACCGCCAGTGGTACACCGAGATCAAAATCACCGGTATTCAGGCTTAA
- a CDS encoding polyprenyl synthetase family protein, whose amino-acid sequence MQPQAFYRTVADDFSAVDVIIKKQLASRVPLVSKIGDYITSAGGKRLRPLLVLLCGKALGREGDDLRLLAATIEFLHTATLLHDDVVDMSGMRRGRSTANALWGNAPSVLVGDFLYSRSFEMMVELGSMSVMKILSKATRVIAEGEVLQLSKIRDASTTEETYMEVIRGKTAMLFEASTHSAAALCGATHEQSEALRTFGDHLGVAFQLVDDLLDYRGDAETLGKNVGDDLAEGKPTLPLIYTMREGTPEQAALVRQAIQKGGLEDLESIREAVENAGALDYTAQLARDYVAKAIACLEVLPASEYRDALIELSEFAVARTH is encoded by the coding sequence ATGCAACCCCAAGCTTTCTACCGCACGGTGGCGGACGACTTTAGTGCCGTTGACGTCATTATCAAAAAGCAGCTGGCGTCACGCGTGCCGTTGGTGTCGAAAATCGGCGACTACATTACCTCGGCCGGCGGTAAACGCCTGCGTCCTTTATTGGTACTGTTGTGCGGCAAAGCGCTGGGGCGCGAAGGCGATGACCTGCGTCTGCTGGCGGCTACCATCGAGTTCCTGCACACCGCCACCCTGCTGCACGACGACGTGGTCGACATGTCCGGTATGCGCCGTGGCCGCTCCACCGCCAACGCCTTGTGGGGCAACGCCCCCAGCGTATTGGTCGGCGACTTCCTGTACTCGCGTTCTTTCGAGATGATGGTTGAACTGGGCTCGATGTCCGTGATGAAGATCCTCTCCAAAGCCACGCGCGTCATCGCAGAAGGCGAAGTGCTGCAGCTGTCGAAAATTCGCGACGCCAGCACCACTGAAGAAACCTATATGGAAGTGATTCGCGGCAAGACAGCCATGCTGTTCGAAGCCTCGACTCATAGCGCTGCAGCCTTGTGCGGCGCCACCCACGAGCAAAGTGAAGCCCTGCGCACGTTCGGCGATCACTTGGGCGTGGCCTTCCAGCTGGTCGACGATCTGCTGGATTATCGCGGCGATGCCGAAACCCTGGGCAAAAATGTGGGTGATGATCTGGCAGAAGGCAAACCTACCCTTCCGTTGATCTACACCATGCGCGAAGGCACACCAGAACAGGCTGCACTGGTGCGCCAGGCTATCCAGAAAGGTGGCCTGGAGGACCTGGAAAGCATTCGCGAAGCCGTCGAAAACGCGGGCGCCCTGGATTACACCGCACAACTGGCCCGTGATTACGTCGCCAAGGCCATTGCTTGCCTTGAAGTGCTGCCAGCGAGCGAATACCGCGATGCGTTGATCGAGCTGAGTGAGTTCGCGGTAGCGCGCACGCACTGA
- a CDS encoding FKBP-type peptidyl-prolyl cis-trans isomerase, which produces MSEVNLSTDETRVSYGIGRQLGDQLRDNPPPGISLDAILAGLNDAFHGKESRVGQDEMSASFKVIREIMQAEAAAKAEQAAGAGLAYLAENAKREGVTTLASGLQFEILNAGEGAKPSREDQVRTHYHGTLIDGTVFDSSYDRGEPAEFPVGGVIAGWTEALQLMNAGSKWRLHVPSELAYGAQGVGGIPPHSVLVFDVELLDVL; this is translated from the coding sequence ATGTCCGAAGTTAACTTGTCCACCGACGAAACCCGCGTCAGCTACGGCATTGGTCGTCAGTTGGGTGACCAGCTGCGTGATAACCCGCCACCGGGCATCAGCCTGGACGCGATCCTGGCGGGCCTGAATGACGCCTTCCACGGTAAAGAAAGCCGTGTAGGTCAGGACGAAATGTCTGCCAGCTTCAAAGTCATCCGCGAAATCATGCAGGCAGAAGCAGCGGCCAAGGCTGAACAAGCTGCGGGTGCTGGCCTGGCTTACCTGGCTGAGAATGCCAAGCGTGAGGGCGTTACAACCTTGGCTTCAGGTCTGCAATTCGAAATCCTGAACGCCGGTGAAGGCGCCAAGCCATCGCGCGAAGATCAGGTTCGCACCCACTACCACGGCACGCTGATCGACGGTACGGTGTTCGACAGCTCTTACGATCGCGGCGAGCCTGCTGAATTCCCGGTTGGTGGCGTGATTGCCGGCTGGACTGAAGCCTTGCAACTGATGAACGCCGGTAGCAAATGGCGTCTGCACGTTCCGAGCGAACTGGCTTACGGCGCACAAGGCGTCGGCGGCATTCCTCCGCACAGCGTTCTGGTATTTGACGTCGAGCTGCTGGACGTTCTGTAA
- a CDS encoding DUF6482 family protein: MNLQELTAFAHAGLVDELNLISMEGGIYLLEARVRGVAYPLNDLNGKTLHLRSVEHARDLLHTLPKVPFNLVHAVVHDEMCGLHNVDEQPLSVPIAFHSAW, translated from the coding sequence ATGAATCTCCAGGAACTGACCGCTTTTGCCCATGCAGGGCTTGTGGATGAATTGAATCTGATCTCTATGGAAGGGGGCATCTATTTACTGGAGGCCCGCGTACGTGGCGTGGCGTACCCGCTCAATGACTTGAACGGCAAAACCTTGCACTTACGCTCCGTGGAGCATGCTCGGGATCTGCTGCACACCTTGCCAAAGGTGCCGTTCAATCTGGTGCACGCCGTGGTTCACGACGAAATGTGCGGTCTGCACAATGTCGACGAACAACCCCTGAGTGTGCCGATAGCCTTCCACTCTGCGTGGTGA
- a CDS encoding Lon protease family protein, whose product MPDPVAASLRLAPEALTRPFSAEQFSFTTTNDLEPFRGVLGQERAVEALQFGVAMPRPGYNVFVMGEPGTGRFSFVKRYLKAEGKRMETPSDWVYVNNFDEPREPRALELPPGSAGAFIADINGLIDNLLATFPAVFEHPSYQQKKSAIDRAFNQRYDRALDVIERLALEKEVALYRDSTNIAFTPMSEGKALDEAEFSQLPEVDRERFHTDISGLEERLNEELASLPQWKRESSNQMRQLNEETITLALQPLLAPLSEKYDENAGVCAYLQGVQVYLLKTVVEQLVDDSKTDAEARKLLEEQYCPSLVVDHPVNSGAPVIFEPHPTYDNLFGRIEYSTDQGALYTTYRQLRPGALHRANGGFLVLEAEKMLSEPFVWDALKRALQSRKLKMESPLGELGRLATVTLTPQVIPLQVKVIIIGARSLYYALQDADPDFQEMFRVLVDFDEDIPMGDETLEQFAQLLKTRTSEEGMAPLTADAVARLATYSARLAEHQGRLSARIGDLFQLVSEADFIRQLASDDKTDAGHIERALKAKATRTGRVSARILDDMLAGIILIDTAGAAVGKCNGLTVLEVGDSAFGVPARISATVYPGGSGIVDIEREVNLGQPIHSKGVMILTGYLGSRYAQEFPLAISASIALEQSYGYVDGDSASLGEACTLISALSKTPLKQCFAITGSINQFGEVQAVGGVNEKIEGFFRLCEARGLTGEQGAIIPQANVATLMLDERVLQAVRAGQFHVYAVRQADEALSLLVGEPAGAPDEDGQFPEGSVNARVVERLRDIAEMLSDEELKELGKEPAQLQPELKALAKKAD is encoded by the coding sequence ATGCCCGATCCTGTTGCTGCCAGCTTGCGTCTTGCGCCTGAAGCGCTGACACGTCCTTTCTCCGCTGAACAGTTCAGCTTCACGACAACCAATGATCTGGAACCCTTTCGCGGTGTGCTCGGCCAAGAGCGAGCAGTCGAAGCCTTACAGTTTGGCGTGGCCATGCCGCGCCCCGGTTACAACGTATTTGTGATGGGCGAGCCCGGTACCGGCCGCTTCTCCTTCGTCAAGCGCTACCTCAAAGCCGAAGGCAAGCGCATGGAGACGCCGTCGGACTGGGTTTACGTCAATAATTTCGATGAACCGCGCGAGCCGCGCGCACTGGAGTTGCCTCCTGGCAGCGCGGGTGCGTTCATTGCGGATATCAATGGCCTGATCGATAACCTGCTGGCGACCTTCCCGGCGGTGTTCGAACACCCGTCGTACCAACAGAAAAAAAGCGCCATCGACCGCGCATTCAATCAACGTTATGACCGAGCGCTGGACGTTATCGAGCGCTTGGCCCTGGAAAAAGAAGTCGCCCTTTACCGCGACAGCACCAACATTGCCTTTACACCGATGAGCGAAGGCAAGGCGCTGGACGAGGCCGAATTTTCGCAGTTGCCTGAAGTGGACCGTGAGCGTTTTCATACCGACATTTCCGGTCTGGAAGAGCGCCTCAACGAGGAGCTGGCCAGCCTGCCGCAATGGAAGCGTGAATCCAGCAACCAGATGCGTCAGTTGAATGAAGAAACCATCACCCTGGCCTTGCAGCCGTTGCTGGCGCCGTTGTCCGAGAAGTACGACGAGAACGCCGGGGTCTGCGCTTACCTGCAAGGGGTGCAGGTCTACCTGCTGAAAACCGTGGTCGAGCAGTTGGTCGACGATAGCAAGACCGACGCCGAGGCGCGCAAGCTGCTCGAAGAACAATACTGCCCGAGTTTAGTGGTCGACCATCCGGTCAATTCGGGCGCGCCGGTGATTTTCGAACCGCATCCCACCTACGACAACCTGTTCGGGCGCATCGAATACAGCACCGATCAAGGCGCTCTATACACCACCTACCGTCAACTGCGCCCCGGTGCACTGCATCGGGCCAACGGTGGTTTTCTGGTGCTCGAAGCCGAAAAAATGCTCAGCGAGCCGTTTGTCTGGGATGCGCTCAAGCGCGCCTTGCAATCGCGCAAGTTGAAAATGGAATCGCCTCTGGGCGAGTTGGGTCGTCTGGCGACGGTGACTTTGACCCCGCAAGTGATTCCGCTCCAGGTCAAAGTCATCATCATTGGTGCGCGTTCACTGTATTACGCGTTGCAAGACGCCGATCCGGATTTTCAGGAGATGTTCCGGGTACTGGTGGATTTCGATGAAGACATCCCGATGGGCGACGAGACGCTGGAGCAGTTCGCCCAGTTGCTCAAAACCCGCACCTCCGAAGAAGGCATGGCGCCGTTGACCGCTGACGCTGTCGCCCGCCTGGCCACGTACAGCGCCCGCCTGGCTGAGCATCAGGGCCGGTTATCGGCGCGCATCGGAGACCTGTTCCAATTGGTCAGCGAGGCGGATTTCATTCGCCAACTGGCCAGTGACGACAAGACCGATGCCGGGCACATCGAGCGCGCGCTCAAGGCCAAGGCCACGCGCACGGGCCGGGTGTCGGCGCGGATTCTCGACGACATGCTCGCGGGCATCATCCTGATCGACACCGCCGGTGCGGCCGTGGGCAAGTGCAACGGGCTGACGGTGCTGGAAGTCGGCGACTCGGCGTTTGGCGTACCTGCGCGGATTTCGGCGACGGTTTATCCCGGAGGCAGCGGTATTGTCGATATCGAACGCGAGGTCAACCTGGGTCAGCCGATCCACTCCAAGGGGGTGATGATTCTCACGGGCTATCTGGGCAGCCGCTACGCGCAGGAATTCCCGCTGGCGATTTCCGCGAGCATCGCTCTGGAGCAATCCTACGGTTATGTGGATGGCGACAGTGCGTCACTGGGCGAAGCGTGCACCTTGATTTCGGCACTGTCGAAAACACCGCTTAAGCAGTGTTTCGCCATTACCGGATCAATCAATCAGTTTGGTGAAGTGCAGGCGGTGGGCGGGGTCAACGAAAAAATCGAAGGCTTCTTCCGTCTCTGCGAAGCGCGTGGCTTGACTGGCGAGCAGGGCGCAATCATTCCGCAGGCGAACGTGGCCACCCTGATGCTCGACGAGCGTGTGCTGCAAGCCGTGCGTGCCGGGCAGTTCCATGTGTACGCGGTGCGTCAGGCCGATGAGGCGCTGAGCCTGTTGGTTGGCGAGCCTGCCGGTGCGCCAGATGAAGACGGTCAGTTCCCGGAAGGCAGCGTTAACGCCCGTGTGGTTGAGCGTTTGCGGGACATCGCCGAGATGCTCAGTGATGAAGAGCTCAAGGAGCTGGGGAAAGAGCCGGCGCAGTTGCAGCCGGAACTGAAGGCCTTGGCAAAAAAAGCGGATTGA